One window of the Amycolatopsis mediterranei genome contains the following:
- a CDS encoding LLM class flavin-dependent oxidoreductase, which yields MLALSVFPDVANLPLRPPAMPAKAAAALDVVSGGRFELALGAGGYWDAITRMGVPRRTPREANAALREAIAVLRALWADGPAPVELAGEFYSVGGVPPGPAPAHPIEIWTGAQGPNALTLTGEIADGWAAPIAPYLPYEKWPAPHRSIDEAAVAVGRDPASVRRIAQVVGTITATEGRPRIDHGAAPVRGTAGQWAEVLARLGTEQPFTSFVFWPERETAGQIAAFAAEVVPEVRRLLEPARGPWTA from the coding sequence GTGCTCGCCCTCAGCGTCTTCCCGGACGTGGCCAACCTGCCCCTGCGGCCGCCCGCGATGCCGGCGAAGGCCGCCGCCGCGCTCGACGTCGTGTCCGGCGGCCGGTTCGAGCTGGCGCTCGGTGCCGGCGGCTACTGGGACGCCATCACGCGGATGGGCGTGCCCCGGCGCACGCCGCGCGAGGCGAACGCCGCCTTGCGGGAAGCGATCGCGGTGCTGCGCGCCCTGTGGGCGGACGGCCCGGCGCCGGTCGAGCTGGCGGGCGAGTTCTACTCGGTCGGCGGCGTGCCCCCGGGACCGGCACCCGCGCACCCGATCGAGATCTGGACCGGCGCCCAGGGACCGAATGCGCTGACCCTCACCGGCGAGATCGCCGACGGGTGGGCCGCCCCGATCGCCCCCTACCTGCCGTACGAAAAGTGGCCGGCGCCCCACCGGTCGATCGACGAGGCGGCGGTCGCCGTGGGCCGGGACCCGGCGTCGGTCCGCCGGATCGCCCAAGTCGTCGGCACCATCACCGCGACGGAGGGCCGTCCGCGGATCGACCACGGCGCCGCACCCGTGCGGGGAACGGCCGGGCAGTGGGCGGAGGTGCTGGCGCGGCTGGGCACCGAGCAGCCGTTCACTTCGTTCGTGTTCTGGCCGGAACGGGAGACGGCCGGCCAGATCGCCGCATTCGCCGCCGAGGTGGTCCCCGAGGTCCGCCGGCTCCTCGAACCGGCTCGGGGCCCATGGACAGCGTGA